One segment of Mycolicibacterium neworleansense DNA contains the following:
- a CDS encoding mechanosensitive ion channel family protein, which yields MTGVLDAPWFFWAIGVAVGFPLCLVLLTELHSALRRRGSFLAGPVHLVRTYILPLGALLILLIQAMQISGETTPVRIVSTVFGFVVLVLLLSGLNATLFQSAPEGSWRKRIPSIFLDVARFALIAIGIGLIFAYIWGANIGGLFTALGVSSIVLGLALQNSVGQIISGLLVLFEQPFQLGDWVDAPSARGRVVEVNWRATHIDTGSGLQVIPNSVLAGGSFTNLSRPQGAHTISVITVFAVDDAPDEVSRVLNDVARRLPQLRSDGKVSTVAAGSLQYKTMIPLHSPADDFAARSTFLRWTWYASRRAGLHLDEAEDEFATTERVEQTLRLIAPTLRLSPEDQRELLPHARLTRYGTDEVLQVVGQVPKKMTFIVAGTVQLAAPGADDLVVPVLTLERGDVLGQTTLTREPIITTAYALTEVTVAQFDRECIEDLVARKPVLLQDIGRAIEERRANVKQALTAVGR from the coding sequence ATGACCGGCGTGCTCGACGCACCCTGGTTCTTCTGGGCGATCGGTGTCGCGGTCGGATTTCCGCTCTGTCTGGTCCTGCTCACCGAACTGCACAGCGCACTGCGCCGCCGGGGCAGTTTCCTGGCCGGGCCGGTGCACCTGGTCCGCACCTACATCCTGCCGCTGGGCGCGCTGCTGATCCTGCTGATCCAGGCGATGCAGATCTCCGGGGAAACCACGCCGGTGCGGATCGTGTCGACGGTGTTCGGTTTCGTCGTGCTGGTGCTGTTGCTGTCCGGACTCAACGCCACCCTGTTCCAGAGCGCCCCGGAAGGCAGCTGGCGCAAACGAATTCCGTCGATCTTCCTCGATGTCGCCCGGTTCGCGCTCATCGCGATCGGCATCGGTTTGATCTTCGCCTACATCTGGGGTGCCAACATCGGCGGGCTGTTCACCGCCCTGGGCGTGTCCTCGATCGTGCTGGGCCTTGCCCTGCAGAATTCGGTCGGCCAGATCATCTCCGGTCTGCTGGTGCTGTTCGAGCAGCCGTTCCAGCTCGGCGACTGGGTCGATGCGCCGTCGGCGCGCGGGCGCGTGGTGGAGGTGAACTGGCGCGCGACGCACATCGACACCGGCAGCGGCCTGCAGGTGATCCCGAACTCCGTGCTGGCCGGAGGATCGTTCACCAACTTGAGCCGCCCGCAGGGCGCGCACACCATCTCGGTGATCACCGTGTTCGCCGTCGACGATGCCCCCGACGAAGTCAGCCGCGTACTCAACGACGTCGCCCGCCGACTGCCCCAATTACGAAGCGACGGCAAGGTTTCCACCGTGGCGGCCGGCTCGTTGCAGTACAAGACCATGATCCCGCTGCATTCGCCCGCCGACGATTTCGCCGCCCGCTCCACGTTCCTGCGCTGGACGTGGTACGCCTCGCGGCGTGCGGGCCTGCATCTGGACGAGGCCGAGGACGAGTTCGCGACCACCGAACGCGTCGAGCAGACGCTTCGGCTGATCGCACCAACGCTGCGCCTGAGCCCGGAGGACCAGCGGGAGTTGCTGCCGCACGCTCGCCTCACCCGGTACGGCACCGACGAGGTGCTCCAGGTCGTCGGTCAAGTTCCCAAGAAGATGACGTTCATCGTCGCCGGCACGGTGCAACTGGCCGCCCCGGGCGCAGACGATCTGGTCGTCCCAGTGCTCACCTTGGAGCGGGGCGATGTCCTCGGCCAGACGACACTGACTCGCGAACCGATCATCACCACGGCCTACGCGTTGACCGAGGTCACCGTCGCGCAATTCGACCGCGAGTGCATCGAGGACCTGGTGGCGCGCAAGCCGGTGCTGCTGCAGGACATCGGCCGGGCGATCGAGGAGCGCCGGGCCAACGTCAAGCAGGCGCTCACCGCGGTCGGACGCTGA
- a CDS encoding adenylate/guanylate cyclase domain-containing protein: protein MSTTVDVERVAPARSARRRVLSRISIQSKLLVMLLVTSILSAAVVGAIGYQSGRSSLRQSVFDRLTEVRESQTRQLESKFADLEDSLIVYTRGTTTIEAVEAFSGAFGQLNNSTINPQQWQSIVDYYDDQFKPNEQKQTGDTVDVSRLLPTSNAQKYLQAYYTAPVADPEKAIQVDDARDGSAWSAANARFNDFFREIVERFQFEDALLLDTAGNVVYTAYKGIDLGTNIVTGPYRQSLLSDAYEKTLASNAVDYVGVTDFGDYQPADEPTAWMLAPVGPPGRVEGVLALQFPISKINRLMTADKQWETAGMGSTGETFVVGPDGLMRSDSRLFLENPQRFERDVVDAGTPPAVAAKSLRQHGTTLVQPVETTATRSALRGQTGTVIEDDYLGNETLQAYAPVNLHGLNWSIIAKIDTAEAFAPVATFTRTLVLSTVVITFIVCLAAMMLARLFVRPLRRLEAGAQQIGAGDYDISLPVQSRDEFGDLTTAFNDMSRNLAIKEDLLAEQRRENDRLLRTLMPESVVQRYRDGEETIAQDHHNVTVLFADTVGLDELTSGMPSEEALAIVNRLVHQFDAAADDLGVERVRTLRNGYWASSGLSVPRLDNVRRTVDFALEMQRIIERFNTEAGTALKLRAGIDTGAVSSGLVGRSNLAYDMWGSAVNLAYRVQRGSPQPGVYVTERVFDVMGDTRDLEPAGTVLVDGADEPIWKLQDRR, encoded by the coding sequence ATGAGTACAACTGTCGACGTCGAGCGCGTCGCTCCGGCCAGAAGCGCGCGTCGGCGCGTCCTCTCGCGAATCAGCATTCAGTCAAAGCTGCTGGTGATGCTGCTGGTGACCAGCATTCTGTCGGCTGCCGTCGTCGGCGCCATCGGCTACCAGTCCGGCCGGTCGTCCCTGCGCCAGTCGGTGTTCGACCGGCTGACCGAGGTCCGGGAGTCGCAAACGCGGCAGCTGGAGTCGAAATTCGCCGACCTCGAGGATTCCCTGATCGTCTATACCCGGGGGACGACGACCATCGAGGCCGTCGAGGCGTTCTCCGGCGCGTTCGGTCAGCTCAACAACTCGACGATCAACCCGCAGCAGTGGCAGTCGATAGTCGACTACTACGACGACCAGTTCAAACCGAACGAACAGAAGCAGACGGGCGACACCGTGGACGTGTCACGGCTGCTGCCCACCTCCAATGCGCAGAAGTACCTGCAGGCGTACTACACGGCACCGGTCGCCGACCCGGAGAAAGCGATCCAGGTCGACGATGCCCGTGACGGCAGTGCGTGGTCGGCCGCCAACGCCCGGTTCAACGACTTCTTCCGGGAGATCGTCGAACGCTTCCAGTTCGAGGACGCGCTCCTGCTCGACACCGCAGGCAATGTCGTCTACACCGCATACAAGGGCATCGACCTCGGCACCAACATCGTCACCGGCCCCTACCGGCAGAGCCTGCTGTCGGACGCGTACGAGAAGACGCTGGCGTCGAACGCCGTCGACTACGTCGGGGTCACGGACTTCGGTGACTACCAGCCCGCCGACGAGCCCACCGCCTGGATGCTGGCACCCGTCGGTCCGCCCGGCCGGGTCGAGGGCGTGCTGGCCCTGCAGTTCCCGATCTCCAAGATCAACCGGCTCATGACTGCCGACAAACAATGGGAAACCGCCGGGATGGGTTCGACCGGCGAGACGTTCGTGGTCGGCCCCGACGGTCTGATGCGGTCGGATTCGCGGTTGTTCCTGGAGAACCCGCAGAGGTTCGAACGGGACGTCGTCGATGCCGGAACCCCGCCGGCGGTGGCGGCGAAATCGCTCCGTCAACACGGAACCACGCTGGTGCAGCCGGTGGAGACGACCGCCACCCGGTCAGCCCTGCGCGGTCAGACCGGCACCGTGATCGAGGACGACTATCTCGGTAACGAGACGCTGCAGGCCTACGCCCCGGTCAATCTGCACGGGCTGAACTGGTCGATCATCGCCAAGATCGACACGGCCGAGGCGTTCGCCCCGGTCGCGACGTTCACCCGCACGCTGGTGTTGTCGACCGTCGTCATCACGTTCATCGTGTGTCTGGCCGCGATGATGTTGGCCCGGTTGTTCGTCCGTCCGCTGCGCCGGCTCGAAGCCGGCGCCCAGCAGATCGGCGCGGGTGATTACGACATCTCGCTGCCCGTGCAGTCGAGGGACGAGTTCGGTGATCTGACAACAGCCTTCAACGACATGAGCCGCAACCTGGCGATCAAGGAAGATCTGCTCGCCGAGCAACGCCGGGAGAACGACCGCCTGCTGCGCACGCTCATGCCGGAATCGGTGGTGCAGCGCTACCGGGACGGCGAAGAGACGATCGCGCAGGACCACCACAACGTGACGGTCCTGTTCGCCGACACGGTCGGGCTGGACGAGCTGACATCCGGCATGCCGTCGGAGGAAGCGCTGGCGATCGTCAACCGGTTGGTTCACCAATTCGACGCCGCCGCAGACGATCTGGGCGTTGAACGGGTCCGCACGCTGCGCAACGGCTACTGGGCCAGCTCCGGGCTGAGCGTTCCTCGCCTCGACAATGTCCGCCGTACCGTCGACTTCGCGCTGGAGATGCAGCGCATCATCGAGCGGTTCAATACCGAGGCGGGCACCGCACTGAAGCTGCGTGCGGGCATCGACACCGGCGCGGTGAGCAGCGGCCTGGTCGGGCGTTCCAACCTGGCCTACGACATGTGGGGCTCGGCGGTCAACCTCGCCTACCGGGTGCAGCGGGGCTCGCCGCAACCGGGGGTGTACGTCACCGAGCGGGTGTTCGATGTGATGGGCGATACCCGCGATCTCGAACCGGCGGGCACGGTGCTGGTCGACGGCGCCGACGAGCCGATCTGGAAACTGCAGGACCGACGATGA
- a CDS encoding DUF1810 domain-containing protein produces MNDPFDLRRFVDAQAGVYAEVCNELRDGRKRSHWIWFIFPQLRGLGHSTTADHFGIASRREARAYLAHPTLRQRLRECARLVAQIEGRTAEQIFGWPDCLKVRSSMTLFAAVADPAEQAEFQAVLDKLYDGQPDPRTLEMLSAAG; encoded by the coding sequence ATGAACGATCCGTTCGACCTGCGAAGGTTCGTCGACGCCCAGGCCGGGGTGTACGCCGAGGTGTGCAACGAGTTGCGCGACGGCCGCAAGCGCAGCCACTGGATCTGGTTCATCTTTCCGCAGCTGCGCGGGTTGGGTCACAGTACGACCGCCGATCACTTCGGCATCGCGTCGCGCCGGGAGGCGCGCGCCTACCTGGCCCACCCCACGCTGCGGCAGCGGCTGCGGGAATGCGCGCGGTTGGTGGCCCAGATCGAGGGACGGACGGCCGAGCAGATCTTCGGATGGCCCGACTGCCTCAAGGTGCGCTCGTCGATGACACTGTTCGCCGCCGTCGCCGATCCTGCCGAGCAAGCCGAATTCCAAGCCGTGCTGGACAAGCTCTACGACGGGCAGCCCGATCCGCGGACCCTGGAAATGCTCAGTGCGGCAGGATGA
- a CDS encoding alpha-amylase family protein, with amino-acid sequence MSEPGWVAHAIWWQIYPLGFVGAFPADRPPTTDEHRLRRVVGWLDHAVQLGASGIALGPIFASRTHGYDTTDHFRIDPRLGDDDDFDHLVTEARRRGLRILLDGVFNHVGTDFSEYRQALDGGPDHPASKWFRRRGNASQFDTFEGHGELIALNHDEPAVVDYTATVLRHWLSRGADGWRLDAAYAVPDRFWAQVLPSIRQEFPDAWFVGEVIHGDYTATVRAATFDSVTQYELWKAIWSSLNDGNFHELDWALKRHNDFLETFVPLTFVGNHDVTRIASQLRNLAHLEHALVLLLTTGGTPSIYAGDESAYLGVKEERRGGDDAVRPEFNTAPEDSDALRLHQYLIGLRRRHPWLHTARTSPLLLTNTQYVYRTGAGAESLIVALNIDDAPLPVSLADLGVPSGQVVAGSGAPPQDNISRTVVPPHGWLIILPH; translated from the coding sequence GTGTCTGAGCCCGGCTGGGTGGCACATGCCATCTGGTGGCAGATCTATCCACTGGGTTTCGTCGGCGCCTTTCCCGCCGACCGGCCACCGACCACCGACGAACACCGGCTGCGCCGGGTCGTCGGCTGGCTCGATCACGCTGTGCAACTCGGGGCCTCCGGCATCGCCCTCGGCCCGATCTTCGCGTCACGCACCCACGGCTACGACACCACCGACCACTTCCGCATCGACCCGCGCCTCGGTGACGACGACGACTTCGACCACCTGGTCACCGAGGCCCGCCGACGCGGGCTACGCATCCTGCTCGACGGCGTGTTCAACCATGTGGGCACCGACTTCTCCGAGTACCGGCAGGCGCTCGACGGCGGGCCTGACCACCCCGCCTCGAAGTGGTTTCGGCGGCGCGGCAACGCATCTCAATTCGACACGTTCGAAGGGCACGGTGAGCTCATCGCGCTCAACCACGACGAGCCAGCCGTCGTGGATTACACCGCCACGGTGCTGCGGCACTGGTTGAGCCGTGGCGCCGACGGGTGGCGCCTCGACGCCGCCTACGCCGTGCCCGACCGGTTCTGGGCACAGGTGCTGCCGTCGATACGTCAGGAGTTCCCCGACGCCTGGTTCGTCGGCGAGGTGATCCACGGCGACTACACCGCGACGGTCCGCGCCGCCACCTTCGACTCGGTGACCCAGTACGAGCTGTGGAAGGCGATCTGGAGCAGCCTCAACGACGGCAACTTCCACGAGCTGGACTGGGCGCTCAAGCGGCACAACGACTTTCTCGAGACATTCGTACCGCTGACCTTCGTGGGCAACCACGATGTCACCCGCATCGCGAGCCAGCTGCGCAATCTCGCCCACCTCGAGCACGCGCTGGTTCTGCTGCTGACCACCGGTGGCACCCCGAGCATCTATGCCGGCGACGAGTCGGCCTACCTCGGGGTCAAAGAGGAACGCCGCGGCGGCGACGACGCGGTGCGGCCGGAATTCAACACTGCGCCAGAAGATTCCGATGCCCTGCGACTGCATCAATATCTGATCGGGCTGCGCCGCCGGCATCCGTGGCTGCACACCGCGAGGACCTCACCGCTGCTGCTGACCAACACGCAGTACGTCTACCGGACCGGCGCCGGTGCCGAGTCGCTGATCGTCGCGCTCAACATCGACGACGCCCCGCTGCCGGTGTCGTTGGCCGATCTCGGGGTGCCCTCGGGACAGGTGGTCGCCGGATCGGGCGCACCGCCCCAAGACAACATCAGCCGAACGGTGGTTCCTCCGCACGGATGGTTGATCATCCTGCCGCACTGA
- a CDS encoding nucleoside deaminase: protein MAITEDDLDQLRKCVELAREALDGGDEPFGSILVDQAGTTVFSDRNRVKDGDATQHPEFAIARWAVEHLSPQDRARATVYTSGEHCPMCSAAHAWVGLGRIVYATSSAQLSGWLSEWGVPAPPVAPLPITTVAPGVDVDGPAQELAETMKDLYAAKFRV, encoded by the coding sequence GTGGCCATCACCGAAGACGACCTCGATCAGCTGCGCAAATGTGTCGAGTTGGCCCGCGAAGCTCTTGACGGCGGCGACGAACCGTTCGGATCGATACTCGTCGACCAGGCCGGTACGACGGTGTTCAGCGACCGCAACAGGGTCAAGGACGGGGACGCCACCCAGCATCCCGAATTCGCCATCGCCCGTTGGGCCGTCGAGCACCTGAGCCCGCAGGACCGGGCCCGCGCCACGGTGTACACCTCCGGCGAGCACTGTCCGATGTGCTCTGCCGCGCACGCCTGGGTGGGTCTGGGCCGGATCGTCTACGCCACCTCCTCGGCGCAGCTCAGTGGCTGGTTGTCTGAGTGGGGCGTGCCGGCCCCGCCGGTGGCTCCCCTGCCGATTACCACGGTGGCCCCCGGCGTCGACGTGGACGGACCGGCGCAGGAGCTGGCCGAGACCATGAAAGACCTGTACGCGGCGAAGTTTCGTGTCTGA
- a CDS encoding tetratricopeptide repeat protein — protein MLCAPLSSYPECGSATNVSTVTDPAQAEPYYQLGSYHRPTDTPSPPAQTWFDRGMVWSYAFNHEEAVRCFERALELDPDFALARWGVAYAVGPNYNKAWDAFDPADLSTSLARARTELERATAGRASTVERDLISALRKRFPTADPEDAESLTAGHAAYADAMTALAAAYPDDIDVQTLAADALLNVTAWALWDGRTGEPAPGSRVVEAKRILDAALATVAGRQHPGVLHLYIHAMEMSTTPQAALPAADLLRGLVPDAGHLQHMASHIDVLCGDYRNSVTANLAAVHADRKFVEREGALNFYSLYRAHDLHFVVYSAMFEGSSQIALAAAEELAAQLTPEVLSVPSPPMADWLEAFVPLRVHVLVRFGRWDDLIAEELPADPELYCTTTATIHYGRGVAYAATGQVAHARAEQEKFLAAYRRIPETRYLFNNTSLDILAIAEQMLNGEIAYREGDYDTAFAHLRRAIELDDALPYDEPWGWMQPTRHAYGALLLEQGHVEEAARVYAADLGLDPTLSRSSHHPNNVWSLHGYHECLRRLGRDAEAVIIGQQLELALARADVAVQASCACRLDVAAHPCCSGD, from the coding sequence ATGTTGTGTGCACCGCTGTCGAGCTACCCCGAGTGCGGTTCAGCCACTAACGTCAGCACCGTGACCGATCCCGCTCAGGCCGAACCCTATTACCAGCTCGGGAGCTACCACCGGCCGACGGACACCCCCTCACCGCCGGCGCAGACCTGGTTCGACCGCGGCATGGTCTGGTCATATGCGTTCAACCACGAGGAGGCGGTCCGGTGCTTCGAGCGTGCGCTGGAGCTCGACCCCGATTTCGCGCTGGCCCGCTGGGGTGTCGCCTACGCCGTCGGCCCGAATTACAACAAGGCGTGGGACGCATTCGACCCGGCCGATCTGAGCACGTCGCTGGCCCGGGCCCGGACCGAGCTCGAACGTGCCACCGCAGGCCGTGCCTCGACAGTGGAACGCGACCTGATATCCGCTCTGCGCAAGCGTTTTCCGACCGCCGACCCCGAGGACGCCGAATCCCTGACCGCCGGGCACGCCGCCTACGCCGACGCGATGACGGCGCTGGCGGCGGCCTACCCCGACGACATCGACGTGCAGACCCTGGCCGCCGATGCCCTGCTCAACGTGACCGCGTGGGCGTTGTGGGACGGCCGCACCGGGGAGCCCGCGCCGGGATCGCGTGTGGTCGAAGCGAAACGGATCCTCGACGCGGCCCTGGCCACCGTTGCCGGCCGGCAGCACCCCGGGGTCCTGCACCTGTACATCCACGCGATGGAGATGTCGACGACGCCGCAGGCGGCACTGCCCGCTGCCGATCTGTTGCGCGGACTGGTCCCAGACGCCGGGCACCTGCAGCACATGGCCAGCCACATCGACGTCCTGTGCGGCGATTACCGCAACTCGGTGACGGCCAATCTAGCTGCGGTACATGCTGACCGGAAGTTCGTCGAGCGCGAGGGCGCACTCAACTTCTATTCGCTCTACCGGGCGCATGACCTGCATTTCGTCGTGTATTCGGCGATGTTCGAGGGCAGTTCGCAGATCGCGCTGGCCGCCGCCGAGGAGCTGGCCGCCCAACTGACCCCCGAGGTGCTCTCGGTCCCCTCACCGCCGATGGCCGACTGGCTGGAGGCGTTCGTTCCGCTGCGGGTGCACGTGCTGGTGCGGTTCGGCCGCTGGGACGACCTGATCGCCGAGGAGCTGCCCGCCGATCCCGAGCTGTACTGCACCACCACCGCGACGATCCACTACGGCCGAGGTGTCGCATACGCCGCCACGGGGCAGGTGGCGCACGCCCGCGCCGAGCAGGAGAAGTTCCTGGCCGCCTACCGGCGCATCCCCGAGACGCGCTACCTGTTCAACAACACCAGCCTGGACATCCTGGCCATCGCCGAACAGATGCTGAACGGTGAGATCGCCTACCGGGAAGGCGATTACGACACGGCATTCGCTCATCTGCGCCGGGCCATCGAACTCGATGACGCGCTGCCCTACGACGAACCCTGGGGGTGGATGCAGCCGACCCGGCATGCCTACGGCGCACTGCTGCTCGAACAGGGTCATGTCGAGGAGGCCGCCCGGGTGTATGCCGCCGATCTGGGCCTGGACCCCACGCTGAGCCGGTCGAGCCACCATCCGAACAACGTGTGGAGCCTGCACGGCTACCACGAGTGCCTTCGCCGATTGGGCCGCGACGCCGAAGCGGTCATCATCGGGCAGCAACTCGAGTTGGCGCTGGCCCGCGCCGACGTCGCGGTCCAGGCCTCCTGCGCCTGCCGCCTCGACGTGGCGGCACATCCCTGTTGCAGCGGCGACTGA
- a CDS encoding PaaI family thioesterase has translation MAGYTYVEGLSSADVQRLREVWSPLADSVRELIEASIRSEVDADEVAAVRAQIDDATARLRAKQIDGPFGVRFTSDGDRMPWGNPAIGIRNPIAPPLVMVKDADGGVHTDFHLGAPYEGPPGHVHGGMVAMVLDHVLGEVAASDSDRPRFTGTLTIRYLRATPLGDLHAEGRITRTDGIKAFASGHVSDADGITAEAEGVFILPKWARA, from the coding sequence ATGGCGGGTTACACCTATGTCGAGGGTCTCAGCTCTGCAGATGTGCAGCGTCTGCGGGAGGTGTGGTCGCCGCTGGCCGACTCGGTGCGGGAGCTGATCGAAGCGAGCATTCGTTCGGAGGTCGACGCGGACGAGGTCGCCGCGGTGCGGGCCCAGATCGACGACGCGACAGCGCGGTTGCGGGCCAAGCAGATCGACGGCCCGTTCGGGGTGCGCTTCACCTCTGACGGGGACCGGATGCCGTGGGGCAACCCGGCGATCGGTATCCGCAATCCGATCGCGCCGCCGCTGGTGATGGTGAAGGACGCGGACGGCGGCGTCCACACCGACTTTCACCTGGGCGCCCCGTACGAGGGGCCGCCCGGCCACGTGCACGGCGGCATGGTCGCCATGGTGCTGGATCACGTGTTGGGGGAGGTGGCTGCCAGCGACTCGGATCGCCCGCGGTTCACCGGCACCCTGACCATTCGCTACCTGCGGGCGACGCCGCTGGGTGACCTGCATGCCGAGGGGCGTATCACCCGCACCGACGGAATCAAAGCGTTTGCCTCTGGCCACGTTTCAGATGCCGATGGAATCACCGCCGAGGCCGAAGGGGTCTTCATCCTGCCGAAATGGGCGCGCGCCTGA
- a CDS encoding FUSC family protein, translated as MHTGGQAADALRLSTPDAGAVTRSLIGVLAVTAIALAFGSGATAMWTLGGGVIAGAIALQRSPGGRVPLVVTGSVELAIAVLLGTLAGGHSPVFIAAVALWCFAAGMQWSLGANAGLVASAASALLVLAPPVAPTLGQTLLAPTLVVIAGVVQAVLIAVWPPRRWRAQRDGLTRAYRSLATDSRNVAANSAADVDDAPLTWLREVFADSQVSQRPRAYHGGYRLPERLAGTLASLHATADREKSADESAADGAADGLPQLLTAAAVLLDAIADHGHTARRDAEHALVRVHTAAAAVTGPEAALAQRFCEQLREAAVLRFGQLHRPDLIGSLSSAPAVVRSHLTWTSPILRHAIRLSVTTALAVAAARYSGLEHGYWMPLAVVVVLRPETAHTYTRCAGRMAGLGAGIVVGSIITLVWQPGPIGSAVCALVFVGLAYGVAQFGYLAIGAAVGTIVMFAVGVSASEPWSGNADRLFAVMIGGALAVMAHVALPDHAMIRLRQRAGELLMTEIDYAALVIKAFVHEVDHPAEILSAAWQRAFRARAAFEAAWGATSLDPPVLRRWLRSYRTALNSVTSACTTLENSLPTHPSSALHGEFIAAVDDYVEALRGAPPSPAVPWSLDTAELSTALRRVHNVASTLSADNGAARILIGELTTITRSLEEIAIDRVEPAGDSR; from the coding sequence GTGCACACGGGCGGACAGGCAGCCGACGCGCTTCGGCTGAGCACCCCCGACGCCGGCGCGGTGACCCGCAGCCTGATCGGCGTCCTGGCGGTGACGGCCATCGCCCTGGCGTTCGGCTCCGGCGCGACCGCGATGTGGACACTGGGCGGCGGCGTCATCGCCGGCGCGATCGCGCTGCAGCGCAGCCCCGGCGGACGGGTCCCCCTGGTGGTCACCGGCTCCGTCGAACTGGCCATCGCCGTGCTGCTCGGAACTCTCGCCGGCGGGCACAGCCCGGTATTCATCGCCGCGGTGGCGTTGTGGTGCTTCGCCGCGGGCATGCAGTGGTCGCTGGGGGCCAACGCCGGCCTGGTCGCCTCGGCTGCCAGTGCCCTGCTGGTGCTGGCACCACCGGTCGCACCGACCCTCGGCCAGACCCTGCTGGCCCCGACCCTGGTCGTCATCGCCGGTGTGGTGCAGGCGGTGCTCATCGCGGTCTGGCCACCGCGGCGCTGGCGTGCCCAGCGTGACGGACTCACCCGGGCCTACCGCTCCCTGGCCACCGATTCCCGCAACGTCGCGGCCAACAGCGCTGCCGATGTCGACGACGCACCGCTGACCTGGCTGCGTGAAGTGTTCGCCGACAGCCAGGTGAGCCAGCGGCCGCGGGCCTACCACGGTGGATACCGGCTGCCCGAACGCCTCGCCGGCACCCTGGCCTCACTGCATGCCACCGCCGACCGCGAGAAGTCCGCCGACGAATCCGCCGCGGACGGGGCTGCCGACGGGCTGCCGCAATTGCTGACCGCCGCGGCGGTACTGCTCGACGCCATCGCCGATCACGGGCACACCGCGCGCCGGGACGCCGAACATGCCCTGGTGCGCGTCCACACTGCCGCGGCCGCCGTGACCGGGCCCGAAGCGGCGCTGGCACAACGATTCTGCGAACAACTGCGCGAGGCCGCGGTCCTGCGGTTCGGTCAGCTGCACCGGCCCGACCTGATCGGCTCGCTGTCCTCGGCACCGGCCGTGGTCCGCTCCCACCTGACCTGGACCTCGCCGATCCTGCGCCACGCGATCCGGCTCTCGGTGACGACAGCACTGGCCGTCGCGGCCGCCCGCTACAGCGGACTTGAGCACGGCTACTGGATGCCGCTGGCCGTCGTGGTGGTGCTCCGGCCGGAAACGGCACACACCTACACCCGTTGCGCCGGGCGCATGGCCGGCCTGGGGGCGGGCATCGTCGTCGGCTCGATCATCACGCTGGTCTGGCAGCCCGGACCGATCGGCTCCGCGGTGTGCGCGCTGGTGTTCGTCGGACTGGCCTACGGCGTCGCGCAATTCGGGTACCTCGCGATCGGCGCGGCGGTGGGCACGATCGTCATGTTCGCCGTCGGGGTGAGCGCGTCGGAGCCCTGGTCCGGCAACGCCGACCGGCTGTTCGCCGTGATGATCGGCGGCGCCCTGGCCGTGATGGCCCACGTGGCGCTGCCCGACCACGCGATGATCCGGCTGCGCCAGCGCGCCGGGGAGCTGCTGATGACCGAGATCGACTACGCCGCGCTGGTGATCAAGGCATTCGTGCACGAGGTCGACCACCCGGCCGAGATCCTGTCGGCGGCCTGGCAGCGGGCGTTCCGCGCGCGGGCCGCGTTCGAGGCCGCCTGGGGCGCCACCAGCCTGGACCCCCCTGTCCTGCGGCGGTGGCTACGGTCCTACCGCACCGCGCTGAACTCGGTGACCAGTGCCTGCACCACGCTGGAGAACAGCCTGCCGACCCATCCGTCCTCGGCCCTGCACGGCGAGTTCATCGCCGCGGTGGACGATTACGTGGAGGCGCTGCGTGGGGCGCCGCCAAGTCCGGCCGTTCCGTGGAGTCTCGACACCGCCGAGCTGTCGACCGCGCTGCGCCGCGTGCACAACGTCGCCTCGACTCTGTCCGCCGACAACGGTGCGGCCCGCATCCTGATCGGCGAACTGACCACGATCACCCGCAGCCTGGAAGAGATCGCGATCGATCGGGTGGAGCCGGCAGGCGACTCGCGCTAG